The Shewanella japonica genome has a window encoding:
- a CDS encoding delta-class carbonic anhydrase, which translates to MNNRLIVTLAASGLLLHTCGVTAAVSDQVISDQRAKLASQTQGQGFGPQSPRDLNQVKGNNPIHFSAAPSYSKMNLCNIHFHKNAEHSGGEFTTYAGNGDGKGYQSGYKYNGVLTDKEMMQTRMAVCPSKNGGLNAGDTIELHYVHSTAQVTPGESLAACMNEAIANPQLRVETQVFVLVGGGQGLDFNQLTKVEQAQGKYQAINMLNNMGDPIEYSGSTTGPGYNEKGSPLQVSWRVRPKVAKVNIDSVGQWCRGNEFKEDHAHGVRNLVINPALLSNIN; encoded by the coding sequence ATGAACAACAGGTTAATTGTCACACTCGCAGCGAGTGGTTTATTGCTACATACATGTGGGGTGACAGCGGCAGTATCAGATCAGGTTATTAGCGATCAAAGAGCAAAACTTGCAAGTCAAACTCAAGGGCAGGGATTTGGTCCGCAATCGCCAAGAGATCTCAATCAAGTCAAAGGCAATAACCCCATTCACTTTAGCGCAGCCCCAAGTTATAGCAAGATGAATCTGTGTAATATTCATTTTCATAAAAATGCAGAGCATTCAGGTGGCGAGTTTACGACTTATGCGGGTAATGGAGATGGCAAAGGGTATCAGTCAGGTTATAAATATAATGGTGTTTTAACTGACAAAGAAATGATGCAAACACGTATGGCTGTATGTCCAAGTAAAAATGGTGGGTTAAACGCAGGTGATACTATCGAGCTACATTATGTTCATTCAACTGCACAGGTCACTCCAGGAGAAAGTTTGGCTGCTTGCATGAATGAAGCCATTGCTAACCCGCAGTTGAGAGTTGAAACCCAAGTCTTTGTGCTTGTTGGCGGCGGTCAAGGTTTAGACTTTAATCAGTTGACGAAAGTTGAACAAGCACAAGGTAAATACCAAGCGATTAATATGCTCAACAATATGGGCGATCCTATTGAATATAGCGGTTCGACAACAGGGCCGGGTTATAACGAAAAAGGATCGCCATTGCAGGTTTCTTGGCGTGTTAGGCCAAAGGTGGCTAAGGTCAATATCGACTCTGTGGGCCAATGGTGTCGTGGGAATGAGTTTAAAGAAGACCATGCTCATGGCGTGAGGAATTTGGTTATTAATCCTGCTTTGTTATCAAATATTAACTAA
- a CDS encoding methyl-accepting chemotaxis protein — protein MLIRTKLILSVVVSLVAFTAMFGLQLYTSEVKSRLASAANHVTEIEREVLNLRVIEKDFFARLDTKYIQDHDDIYNDINNIIAELDQTLIERGLPTQSLSSFNQSLRTYKGLFAELVTLQTEIGLTPKTGLYGDLRQSVHNVETILKQQNQNLLSVTMLQLRRNEKDFMLRRTQSYLDRFDKNISLFKTQLNASTLDYQTKKQITELVNAYQRSFVQLTDKEKEFGLSAYDGDMLILREAIKKTAIDLSTLQQQTHQEISQAENNALILGATIFVLITLILCVFAYLILRSIVVPINDINKVISEVEKNKDLTLRCDETRNDELARIAKHFNAMVLSFQTLIEQVNESVEAMNISCEELTQNAVVASDGVSRQLSETDMVATAITEMGATIEEIASNTEQAALKANETNEHAQQGLVSVEQTIEKIQTLASQLSDSSEVVGELERDSETIGSVLDVIRGIAEQTNLLALNAAIEAARAGEQGRGFAVVADEVRSLAMRTQESTEEISKIITTLQSRTHSIVQLMDTSQQKGTDSVEQAGGAGQLLHSITQDVQTISDMSTQIATAIEEQSMVAAEVNKNVVIIRDIADETANATEENSAATQDVRQRAEALHEAVSLFKVG, from the coding sequence ATGTTAATTCGTACCAAGTTAATATTGAGCGTGGTGGTGTCTTTAGTGGCTTTTACCGCAATGTTTGGCTTACAACTTTATACTAGCGAAGTGAAGTCTCGATTAGCCAGCGCAGCTAATCATGTGACCGAAATTGAGCGAGAAGTATTAAACCTGAGAGTGATTGAAAAAGATTTTTTTGCCCGTTTAGATACTAAATACATTCAAGATCACGATGATATCTACAACGACATCAATAACATCATTGCTGAACTTGATCAGACTTTAATTGAACGTGGCTTACCTACCCAAAGCCTGTCTAGTTTTAATCAGAGTTTACGAACATATAAAGGGCTGTTTGCCGAATTGGTGACATTACAAACTGAGATAGGCTTAACACCAAAAACTGGTTTGTATGGCGACTTAAGACAATCTGTCCATAATGTTGAAACCATATTAAAGCAGCAAAATCAAAATCTATTGTCGGTCACTATGCTGCAGCTTCGTCGAAATGAAAAAGACTTTATGCTCAGACGCACTCAAAGTTATTTAGATAGGTTTGATAAAAATATTAGCTTGTTTAAAACGCAATTAAACGCATCCACATTAGATTATCAAACAAAAAAGCAGATTACTGAATTGGTGAATGCTTATCAACGCAGTTTTGTACAACTGACAGATAAAGAAAAAGAGTTTGGCTTAAGTGCTTACGATGGCGACATGTTGATATTGCGAGAAGCGATTAAGAAAACCGCGATTGATTTATCTACGCTTCAACAGCAAACTCACCAAGAAATTAGCCAAGCTGAAAATAATGCACTCATATTAGGCGCTACTATTTTTGTGTTAATCACCCTCATTTTATGCGTATTTGCTTACCTGATTTTACGCAGTATTGTGGTGCCGATTAATGACATTAATAAAGTGATATCCGAGGTTGAGAAAAATAAAGATCTTACTTTGCGTTGTGATGAAACCAGAAATGATGAACTCGCCAGAATTGCAAAACATTTTAACGCCATGGTGCTCAGTTTTCAGACCTTAATTGAGCAAGTTAATGAGTCTGTCGAAGCAATGAATATTTCCTGTGAAGAACTGACTCAAAATGCCGTGGTCGCTTCTGATGGCGTATCAAGGCAACTCAGCGAAACCGATATGGTTGCTACAGCGATTACTGAGATGGGCGCAACGATTGAAGAAATTGCCAGCAATACTGAACAAGCAGCGCTAAAGGCTAACGAAACCAATGAACATGCACAACAAGGGTTAGTGAGTGTTGAGCAAACTATTGAAAAAATTCAAACCTTGGCAAGTCAACTTAGTGACTCGTCTGAAGTGGTCGGTGAATTAGAGCGAGACAGTGAAACGATTGGTAGTGTGCTTGATGTGATCAGAGGGATTGCAGAACAAACTAACTTACTGGCATTGAACGCAGCCATTGAAGCTGCAAGGGCAGGGGAACAAGGGCGAGGCTTTGCTGTTGTAGCTGATGAAGTCCGAAGTTTAGCCATGCGTACGCAAGAGTCCACCGAGGAAATTTCAAAAATTATTACCACACTACAGTCCCGTACACATTCGATTGTGCAGTTAATGGACACTAGTCAGCAAAAAGGAACAGACAGTGTTGAGCAAGCTGGTGGTGCTGGGCAGTTATTGCATTCTATTACTCAAGATGTGCAAACTATTTCAGATATGAGTACACAAATTGCTACCGCCATTGAAGAGCAAAGTATGGTGGCTGCAGAGGTGAACAAGAATGTGGTTATTATCCGTGATATTGCCGATGAAACAGCCAATGCAACTGAAGAAAACTCTGCAGCAACTCAAGATGTCAGGCAACGAGCAGAGGCGCTGCATGAGGCGGTGAGCCTATTTAAAGTGGGCTAG
- a CDS encoding DUF4097 family beta strand repeat-containing protein, which translates to MNTKLNHLFSRIVIGCSVLLTPLMAQAIEQIDREMTVPANPQVELKVQRGKVEIVGWDKDIISVKGHLDELSQGFIFEQKGNEIVIEDKLPSSYRGNNKQGSNLVIRIPTNLMLEAEGVSADYEVEKLNGKIQLSLVSGSMEVEETEGEIKLNTVSGDIKADELNGKIELETVSGDIKDKNIQGKVQYRLVSGELESENNRVTDLAIDQVSGDIEGSFTSAQKVKIVTVSGDIEVKLSDAVSKVVFDTVSGDIDVRFSAMPNLSFEIDGGPGGRIDNRLTSDKPMKTKYTSRESIQFKTQQGDGSFNASTVSGKVSLEK; encoded by the coding sequence ATGAACACCAAACTTAATCACCTATTTAGCCGTATTGTAATCGGTTGCAGTGTGCTGCTCACTCCGTTGATGGCCCAAGCAATTGAGCAAATTGACCGTGAAATGACCGTGCCAGCGAATCCTCAAGTTGAGCTAAAAGTGCAACGTGGCAAAGTCGAAATTGTGGGCTGGGATAAAGATATCATCAGTGTTAAAGGCCATTTAGATGAACTGTCACAAGGTTTTATATTTGAGCAGAAAGGTAATGAGATTGTCATTGAAGATAAACTACCAAGCAGTTATCGAGGTAATAATAAACAAGGTTCAAATCTTGTTATTCGAATTCCAACCAATTTAATGCTTGAAGCAGAAGGTGTATCTGCTGATTACGAAGTAGAAAAGCTCAACGGAAAAATTCAGTTATCTTTGGTCAGCGGCAGCATGGAAGTTGAAGAAACTGAAGGTGAAATCAAACTAAATACTGTCTCTGGCGACATTAAAGCAGATGAGCTCAACGGTAAAATTGAACTAGAAACAGTATCAGGTGACATTAAAGATAAAAATATCCAAGGCAAAGTACAATATCGCTTAGTCAGTGGCGAGCTTGAATCTGAAAATAACCGTGTAACAGATTTAGCAATTGACCAAGTCTCTGGCGATATTGAAGGTAGCTTTACCTCAGCGCAAAAAGTCAAAATTGTTACTGTGAGTGGTGATATTGAAGTCAAACTCAGTGACGCTGTTAGCAAAGTCGTATTCGATACCGTGAGTGGTGATATCGATGTGAGGTTTTCAGCGATGCCAAACTTATCGTTTGAAATTGATGGCGGCCCAGGTGGGAGAATTGATAACCGCCTAACAAGTGATAAACCAATGAAAACAAAATACACCTCAAGAGAGTCAATTCAATTTAAAACTCAGCAAGGTGATGGCAGCTTTAACGCAAGCACTGTGAGTGGCAAAGTCAGCTTAGAGAAATAG
- a CDS encoding RNA polymerase sigma factor: MSNLVTHTQTDKTVNLNTNNITDIAPTLQTNANEVNVAIDGNTPDEQLVAQALDGNKIAFKQLYQRHQGRVYAICFRLSGSHDHADEICQDCFVRLWQKLGQFNGESQFSTWLHKLCVHQAINSMKAKQRFWHRFLPESNLTEHAEQQTSTHYEYHRLDKLILTLPERTRVVFVLSAIEGYQHQEIAEMLNIAVGTSKAQYHRAKQMLQDMLV; this comes from the coding sequence ATGTCTAATCTAGTAACTCACACCCAAACGGATAAAACGGTGAACTTGAATACCAATAACATCACTGACATTGCACCAACGCTTCAAACAAATGCGAATGAAGTGAATGTTGCTATCGACGGGAATACACCCGACGAACAGTTAGTGGCGCAGGCATTGGATGGGAATAAAATTGCTTTTAAGCAACTTTATCAACGTCATCAAGGACGAGTGTATGCGATTTGTTTTCGTTTGAGTGGCAGTCACGATCATGCAGATGAAATTTGTCAGGATTGTTTTGTCAGACTGTGGCAAAAATTAGGACAGTTTAATGGTGAAAGCCAATTCAGCACTTGGTTACATAAATTATGTGTGCATCAAGCCATTAACAGCATGAAAGCTAAGCAACGTTTTTGGCATCGTTTTTTACCCGAAAGCAACTTAACTGAACATGCTGAACAGCAAACCAGCACCCATTATGAATACCATAGGTTAGACAAATTAATACTGACCTTACCTGAACGAACCAGAGTGGTGTTTGTGTTATCCGCAATTGAAGGGTATCAACACCAGGAAATAGCAGAGATGTTGAATATTGCCGTGGGAACCAGCAAAGCGCAGTACCACAGAGCAAAGCAAATGTTACAGGATATGCTGGTATGA
- a CDS encoding mechanosensitive ion channel family protein: MEDSRKALQAILDIISFDKLFAFALVCFFAWLLLVVVQTLLTHLTVKLPKYRLLWSRLYPFVRLFIWATVIIYTIAEIINPHENLVLAVIGSIGIVLGLATQEPAKNMIAGLIIMITPPYRVGDMVTLSGHYGEVIQLDWSVTWLRTFDDNTVMVPNAEALKTAVSNANSGALDEMVVVKFTLPIQVDHQQATRLAKEATQCSPYTFLDKPITVNVATRYEFGEHLIKLTVKAYVMDIRLERKFASDINLRVINAFKQEKFYPMSTSETAEVIN, encoded by the coding sequence ATGGAAGACTCACGTAAAGCCCTGCAAGCCATATTAGATATTATTTCATTCGATAAGTTATTCGCCTTTGCCTTGGTGTGTTTCTTTGCTTGGTTATTGCTCGTGGTTGTGCAAACTTTGCTGACTCATTTAACCGTAAAATTACCCAAATACCGCTTACTGTGGAGCCGCTTATACCCATTTGTAAGGCTATTTATTTGGGCTACAGTCATTATCTACACTATTGCCGAAATCATTAACCCACACGAAAACCTGGTACTCGCAGTGATTGGCTCCATTGGTATTGTGCTCGGTTTAGCAACCCAAGAACCAGCTAAAAACATGATTGCTGGGCTGATAATCATGATAACTCCACCCTATCGTGTAGGGGATATGGTGACGTTATCAGGCCATTACGGCGAAGTGATCCAACTCGATTGGAGCGTCACTTGGCTTAGAACTTTTGATGATAATACTGTGATGGTGCCTAACGCTGAGGCGCTTAAAACTGCCGTATCAAATGCCAATAGCGGCGCATTAGATGAAATGGTTGTCGTTAAATTCACTTTACCGATACAGGTTGATCATCAACAAGCGACTCGATTAGCAAAAGAAGCGACACAATGCTCACCTTATACTTTTTTAGACAAGCCTATTACGGTGAATGTTGCCACTCGCTATGAGTTTGGCGAGCACCTTATTAAGCTAACTGTCAAAGCCTATGTTATGGATATTCGCTTAGAACGTAAGTTTGCCAGCGACATTAATTTGCGCGTCATCAACGCCTTTAAACAGGAAAAATTCTATCCTATGTCAACTTCTGAGACCGCAGAGGTCATTAATTAA
- a CDS encoding ATP-binding protein produces the protein MDVQLPQITQAWTKLKALLMGQPAIIADAESAEGKLSLKDIARIYPHHHPKATVEKTLLYNPIKADLAINYHAADKDVAALPEAKNAKHRIKQQVDISTLSEHTRFIGREHQFIQLTDSVTRWQQNKGELTAVTGPAGSGVSSFLNQFHHWFLTQQATRQTEAVHITYLSFYHAALTTKETIANLCYCFNINDAPASITAAIALINKQPAHVIIIDDLHKLMLRMMGNYQALVTFATILMETRQRHCWVLGCETYVWHRLSSQYAITNFVKFVIKLDYFGLSEFRDVIQSRIAQIGLHITDNQDDDAEKLAFEQLTKQLHQATGGHSKLACVLIFHALIQDDNHPLTIAPLCLPDLTSLKQCSDDDLFSLAELYVHGGLRIFQHAEIFACSIEQSALKLEYLCRQGLIKAHYSKQDFAQHYYVITPTLTRLIASHLVNHNKLYL, from the coding sequence ATGGATGTGCAACTACCACAAATCACCCAGGCTTGGACCAAACTGAAAGCCCTGTTAATGGGTCAGCCTGCTATTATTGCTGATGCAGAAAGTGCTGAAGGAAAGTTGTCACTGAAGGATATCGCTAGAATTTACCCCCACCACCATCCAAAGGCGACAGTGGAAAAAACCTTACTGTATAACCCTATAAAAGCTGATCTGGCTATAAATTATCATGCAGCCGATAAAGACGTAGCGGCGCTACCTGAAGCAAAAAATGCTAAACATAGGATAAAACAACAAGTCGATATATCGACATTATCCGAGCACACTCGCTTTATTGGTCGCGAACATCAATTTATTCAATTAACCGACTCAGTTACTCGTTGGCAGCAAAATAAAGGCGAGTTAACTGCTGTTACAGGCCCTGCTGGTTCAGGTGTTAGCTCTTTTCTCAATCAGTTTCATCATTGGTTTTTAACCCAGCAAGCAACTCGCCAAACAGAAGCGGTACATATCACTTATCTTAGTTTTTACCATGCAGCATTAACCACAAAAGAAACCATTGCTAACCTTTGTTACTGTTTCAATATTAACGATGCTCCAGCATCGATTACCGCAGCGATAGCCTTAATAAACAAACAGCCTGCACATGTGATCATTATTGATGATCTGCATAAGCTAATGCTCAGAATGATGGGTAATTATCAAGCCTTAGTCACGTTTGCCACCATATTAATGGAAACCCGACAACGTCATTGCTGGGTACTGGGTTGCGAAACCTATGTTTGGCACCGCTTATCATCACAGTACGCGATTACCAATTTTGTAAAGTTCGTCATTAAGCTCGACTATTTTGGCCTGTCAGAATTTCGCGATGTGATACAAAGCAGGATTGCACAAATCGGACTGCACATTACTGATAATCAAGATGATGACGCTGAAAAGTTAGCATTTGAGCAACTCACAAAACAATTGCACCAAGCCACAGGTGGCCATAGTAAATTGGCTTGTGTATTGATATTTCATGCCTTGATTCAAGACGACAACCACCCGCTAACAATAGCCCCGCTTTGCCTGCCAGATTTAACCAGCTTAAAACAATGCAGCGACGACGATCTGTTTAGCCTTGCAGAATTATACGTTCACGGTGGGTTACGGATTTTTCAGCATGCTGAAATTTTTGCCTGTAGTATCGAGCAAAGTGCACTTAAGCTTGAGTATTTATGTCGCCAAGGATTGATAAAAGCGCATTATTCAAAACAAGATTTTGCCCAACATTATTATGTTATCACTCCCACTTTAACACGACTGATTGCCAGCCACTTAGTCAATCACAATAAGCTCTACCTGTAG
- the rpiA gene encoding ribose-5-phosphate isomerase RpiA encodes MTQDEMKKAAGWAALEYVEENSIVGVGTGSTVNHFIDALATMKHDIQGAVSSSEASTQKLKQLGIEVFDLNSVSDLSVYVDGADEINAHMDMIKGGGAALTREKIVAAVAKKFVCIVDNTKQVDVLGEFPLPIEVIPMARSYVARELVKLGGDPVYREGVVTDNGNVILDMYNYKILDPKALETQLNAIVGVVTNGLFANRGADVLLVGSPDGVKTVLPE; translated from the coding sequence ATGACTCAAGATGAAATGAAAAAAGCCGCCGGTTGGGCAGCACTAGAGTACGTTGAAGAAAACAGTATTGTTGGTGTAGGTACTGGCTCAACGGTTAATCACTTTATTGATGCATTAGCGACAATGAAACACGACATTCAAGGTGCGGTTTCTAGCTCTGAAGCGTCAACTCAAAAGCTAAAGCAATTAGGCATTGAAGTATTTGATTTGAATAGCGTGTCTGATTTATCAGTGTACGTTGATGGTGCTGATGAAATTAACGCCCACATGGACATGATCAAAGGCGGCGGCGCAGCATTAACACGCGAAAAAATTGTTGCGGCAGTTGCAAAGAAATTTGTCTGTATTGTCGATAACACTAAGCAAGTTGACGTATTAGGCGAGTTCCCACTTCCAATTGAAGTGATCCCTATGGCACGTTCTTATGTGGCACGTGAATTAGTAAAATTGGGCGGCGACCCTGTGTACCGTGAAGGTGTAGTAACGGATAACGGCAACGTTATTTTAGATATGTACAACTACAAAATTCTTGACCCTAAAGCGCTTGAAACTCAACTAAACGCTATTGTAGGTGTGGTGACTAACGGCTTGTTCGCAAACCGTGGCGCTGACGTATTGCTTGTTGGTTCACCAGATGGTGTTAAAACCGTTTTGCCAGAATAA
- a CDS encoding HopJ type III effector protein yields the protein MHQAELVRFISGIDRQEERRFEDTMAIIDMYYEFTPTAFTNGQQQNSAEQNLGSCKVFSFAMRHQLSESQTLKLFGQYYQDVLATPQGADHQNIRQFMQHGWAGIRFTGTPLLLKS from the coding sequence ATGCATCAAGCAGAGTTAGTCCGTTTTATTAGCGGTATTGATCGCCAAGAAGAGCGCCGTTTTGAAGATACAATGGCGATCATCGACATGTATTATGAGTTTACTCCGACTGCATTTACTAATGGTCAGCAGCAAAACAGTGCAGAACAAAACTTAGGATCTTGCAAAGTGTTTTCATTTGCAATGCGACATCAATTGTCGGAATCGCAAACGCTTAAGCTTTTTGGCCAATACTACCAAGATGTGTTAGCCACGCCTCAAGGTGCGGATCATCAGAATATTCGCCAGTTTATGCAACATGGATGGGCTGGTATTCGTTTTACTGGAACGCCGCTGCTTTTGAAAAGCTAA
- a CDS encoding cytochrome-c peroxidase, which translates to MFKLTSVAFIIASICSISTAQASEPIEVIKPAVITEPEKVELGKMLFFEPRLSMSGFISCNSCHNLSLGGVDALPTSIGHEWQEGPINSPTVLNADYMLAQFWDGRAANLKEQAAGPIDNPKEMGYTHELAVGTIASMPGYVERFKAIYGSEEVNIDRITDAIAVFEKTLVTPNSPFDKYLEGDKKAITADAQAGYQLFIDKGCVACHNGPAVGGTMYMKMGLVKPFHTDNPAVGRKGVTGKEADKFVFKVPTLRNIELTYPYFHDGSVWTLEEAVNTMADIQLGQEMSEKETKQMVDFLKSLTGEQPQIMLPILPPSNENTPRPVPFK; encoded by the coding sequence ATGTTCAAGCTAACCTCTGTTGCTTTTATTATTGCTTCAATTTGTTCAATTTCTACAGCTCAAGCAAGTGAGCCAATTGAGGTGATTAAACCTGCTGTTATCACCGAACCTGAAAAAGTAGAATTAGGTAAAATGTTGTTCTTTGAACCACGTTTATCTATGTCTGGTTTTATTTCTTGTAACTCTTGCCATAACTTATCGTTAGGTGGTGTGGATGCATTGCCAACGTCTATCGGTCATGAGTGGCAAGAAGGTCCAATTAACTCGCCTACAGTATTAAATGCTGACTACATGCTAGCGCAGTTTTGGGATGGTCGTGCGGCAAACTTAAAAGAGCAAGCTGCGGGTCCTATCGATAACCCTAAAGAAATGGGTTATACCCATGAACTCGCTGTTGGTACTATTGCTTCAATGCCTGGCTATGTTGAACGTTTTAAAGCAATTTATGGTTCTGAAGAAGTTAACATCGACAGAATTACAGACGCCATTGCGGTATTTGAAAAGACGTTAGTAACACCAAACAGCCCATTTGATAAGTATTTAGAAGGCGATAAGAAAGCCATTACAGCCGACGCTCAAGCGGGTTATCAATTATTTATAGATAAAGGCTGTGTAGCTTGTCATAACGGTCCTGCTGTTGGCGGTACTATGTACATGAAAATGGGCTTAGTTAAACCATTCCATACCGATAACCCAGCCGTTGGCCGTAAAGGCGTAACAGGTAAAGAAGCGGATAAGTTCGTCTTTAAAGTACCAACACTACGTAATATTGAGCTGACCTATCCATACTTCCACGATGGCAGTGTTTGGACACTTGAAGAAGCGGTTAACACCATGGCTGATATCCAATTAGGTCAGGAAATGAGTGAAAAAGAAACCAAGCAAATGGTTGATTTCTTGAAGAGCTTAACCGGTGAACAGCCACAAATTATGTTACCGATTTTACCGCCTTCAAATGAAAATACGCCACGCCCAGTGCCGTTTAAGTAA
- a CDS encoding NapC/NirT family cytochrome c, which yields MQKLKMLLNTVWQTIKKPSVHFSLGFLVIGGFIAGIIFWGAFNTALEMSSTEEFCSSCHQNVYEEMKLTIHYTNRSGVRATCHDCHVPHKWTDKIARKMQASKEIWAHLVGSINTPEKFEAKRRELAEHEWRRLKANNSLECRNCHEFDYMDFTRQSERAAKMHSTYLESGEQTCIDCHKGIAHHLPDMAGVEGF from the coding sequence ATGCAAAAACTCAAGATGTTACTTAACACCGTCTGGCAGACAATTAAAAAGCCCAGTGTGCATTTCAGTTTAGGTTTTTTAGTTATCGGTGGATTTATTGCAGGGATAATATTCTGGGGAGCTTTTAACACTGCCCTTGAAATGTCGAGCACTGAGGAGTTTTGTAGTAGCTGTCATCAAAATGTTTATGAAGAAATGAAGCTCACAATTCATTACACCAATCGTAGCGGCGTGCGAGCCACTTGTCATGATTGCCATGTCCCTCATAAATGGACCGATAAAATTGCCCGTAAAATGCAAGCATCTAAAGAGATTTGGGCACACCTTGTCGGCTCGATTAATACACCGGAGAAGTTTGAAGCTAAACGACGTGAACTTGCCGAACATGAGTGGCGCCGTTTAAAAGCAAATAATTCATTAGAATGCAGAAATTGTCATGAATTTGATTATATGGATTTCACCCGACAATCTGAGCGGGCAGCAAAAATGCATTCAACCTACTTAGAAAGTGGTGAGCAGACCTGTATTGATTGTCATAAAGGGATTGCGCATCATCTGCCTGACATGGCTGGAGTGGAAGGCTTTTAA
- a CDS encoding cupin domain-containing protein, protein MNTINMDFSQRVVVNTHELNWDKSPAKGVWRKRLAREEAERGHATSVVKYDAGASFKSHPHPLGEEIFVLSGVFSDETGDYPAGTYIRNPEGFSHAPFSEQGCELLVKLHQFLPSDKEQVRVDTRNTDWLPGQGELQVMPLHQHLTESTALVFWPAGCQFQPHRHFGGEEIYVISGEFIDEHGRYPAGSWIRSPHLSQHNPYVEQDTVILVKVGHLNADE, encoded by the coding sequence ATGAACACTATCAATATGGATTTTAGCCAACGCGTCGTGGTAAATACTCATGAGCTGAATTGGGATAAAAGCCCAGCTAAAGGCGTTTGGCGTAAACGTTTGGCTCGCGAGGAAGCCGAGCGAGGTCATGCTACCAGTGTGGTTAAGTATGATGCTGGCGCAAGTTTTAAATCTCACCCACACCCATTAGGTGAAGAAATCTTTGTATTGTCAGGGGTATTTTCAGATGAAACAGGTGACTATCCTGCTGGCACGTATATTCGTAATCCTGAAGGTTTTAGTCATGCCCCTTTTAGCGAGCAAGGCTGTGAGTTATTAGTAAAGTTACATCAATTTTTACCAAGTGATAAAGAGCAAGTCAGAGTTGATACTCGTAATACTGATTGGCTGCCTGGCCAAGGCGAATTACAGGTCATGCCGTTGCATCAACATTTAACTGAATCTACCGCTTTAGTCTTTTGGCCAGCTGGATGTCAATTTCAGCCCCACCGTCATTTTGGCGGAGAAGAAATATACGTGATTAGCGGTGAATTTATCGATGAGCATGGACGGTATCCTGCTGGAAGTTGGATTAGAAGCCCGCATTTAAGCCAGCATAATCCGTATGTTGAACAAGACACTGTTATTCTAGTTAAAGTTGGTCATTTAAACGCTGATGAATAA
- a CDS encoding TolB family protein codes for MIKPIIITTCLTIVSTSVFANPAYHNEAAANKAVEFAPGVISTTEHFEINTVFNQSGDNVIFARCNDDFSHCTMMQSSFDSGNWQSPTPLAISGEYLDADPYYSADYSQLYFVSKRPLKGEKEEAKEVNIWRSTWKNDQWQQPEYLDINSNAADLYPSLTDKGELYFPSFRDNGRHMFVAQPKGNGFTTPKPLPSHIYGVNGNIGDSAVSRDGKTIVFSIKDRQDSLGKGDLYISHLVGNEWTVAKSLGDKVNTADHEFTPIISPDGNYLFFTRIENGKGNLYQIRLSALMAD; via the coding sequence ATGATAAAACCAATAATAATCACAACTTGTTTAACCATAGTGTCCACCTCAGTATTTGCCAATCCAGCCTATCATAATGAAGCTGCAGCCAATAAAGCCGTGGAGTTCGCTCCAGGGGTGATTTCAACAACTGAGCACTTTGAAATTAATACCGTGTTTAATCAATCTGGCGATAATGTCATTTTTGCCCGTTGCAATGATGATTTTAGCCATTGCACTATGATGCAGTCTTCATTTGATTCAGGTAACTGGCAATCCCCTACACCACTAGCGATATCAGGCGAATACTTAGATGCCGATCCTTATTACAGTGCTGATTACTCACAGCTATACTTTGTGTCTAAAAGGCCATTAAAGGGTGAGAAAGAGGAAGCAAAAGAAGTCAATATATGGCGCTCAACGTGGAAAAATGATCAATGGCAGCAACCTGAGTATCTCGATATCAATTCAAATGCCGCCGATCTATATCCATCACTAACAGACAAAGGCGAGCTTTACTTTCCTTCATTTAGGGACAATGGCCGACATATGTTTGTTGCTCAGCCTAAGGGCAATGGATTTACGACACCAAAACCTTTACCAAGCCATATTTATGGCGTGAACGGTAATATTGGTGACTCAGCAGTCTCACGCGATGGAAAAACCATCGTATTCAGTATAAAAGATCGCCAAGACAGTTTAGGAAAAGGCGATCTTTATATATCACACCTCGTGGGCAATGAGTGGACAGTCGCTAAAAGCTTAGGCGATAAAGTTAACACAGCAGATCATGAGTTTACGCCGATTATTTCTCCCGATGGTAACTACTTATTTTTTACTCGTATTGAGAACGGTAAAGGCAATTTATATCAAATTCGTTTATCTGCATTAATGGCTGATTAG